From Bacillus sp. FSL K6-3431, the proteins below share one genomic window:
- a CDS encoding dUTP diphosphatase, which produces MSAIKIGFKRLSPDAVIPTKAHASDSGFDLVASEDVIIEPGATVVVPTGIAVQLPVGYEATVRPRSGVTSKTKLRVQLGTIDNGYAGEIGVIVDNIFPVDEEDRHDFYPEVLTLAGDLTYVGGRIPYGTYTIRKGGRIAQLVIQRLPDVVAYEVDTLGVSERGTRGFGSTGVNTEVGE; this is translated from the coding sequence ATGAGCGCAATTAAAATCGGATTTAAACGACTATCACCCGACGCAGTAATACCGACGAAAGCACACGCAAGCGACAGCGGCTTTGATCTTGTCGCGTCAGAGGACGTAATTATCGAGCCAGGCGCTACCGTCGTAGTGCCGACGGGCATTGCCGTTCAGCTTCCGGTTGGCTATGAGGCTACAGTAAGACCGAGGTCGGGCGTTACATCGAAAACGAAGCTGCGCGTTCAGTTAGGGACGATTGACAACGGATATGCCGGCGAGATTGGCGTGATTGTCGATAATATATTTCCGGTTGACGAAGAAGATCGTCACGACTTTTACCCGGAGGTACTAACGCTCGCGGGCGACTTGACCTATGTAGGCGGACGAATCCCTTACGGAACTTACACCATCCGTAAAGGCGGCCGCATCGCGCAGTTGGTGATACAGCGTCTACCCGACGTAGTAGCTTACGAGGTTGACACGTTAGGTGTTTCGGAAAGAGGGACGCGGGGCTTCGGTTCAACAGGGGTAAATACGGAGGTGGGCGAATGA
- a CDS encoding PhoH family protein produces the protein MGLPKDNLLFGFASKLTEEQRIYVDSIFDNKVTIVNAKAGTGKTTLAVACAKLIGKPLYYTFATVEEDALGFTPGDVEDKESKYITPLIDALTVIREDPRLAIYRDSNPDFMNAAAWVTAKSHVFMRGTNIKDATLIIDEAQNMTRGELKKVLTRVHSDVTVIMIGHDGQNDLADPTKSGFVPYLEHFRNEPYAKVCELHTNFRGVISQHADKLTW, from the coding sequence ATGGGACTACCGAAGGATAATTTATTATTCGGATTCGCATCGAAGCTTACCGAGGAACAGCGCATTTACGTCGATTCCATTTTCGATAATAAAGTAACGATCGTCAACGCGAAGGCTGGCACGGGCAAAACGACCCTTGCCGTCGCCTGCGCTAAGTTAATCGGAAAGCCGTTATATTATACGTTCGCAACCGTCGAAGAAGATGCGCTCGGCTTCACGCCCGGCGACGTAGAGGACAAGGAATCGAAGTACATTACGCCACTGATCGATGCGCTGACGGTAATACGCGAAGACCCTCGCCTTGCCATTTACCGCGACAGTAACCCCGACTTTATGAACGCGGCTGCGTGGGTAACGGCGAAATCACACGTATTTATGCGCGGCACGAATATTAAGGACGCTACGTTGATTATCGATGAAGCGCAGAATATGACACGCGGGGAATTAAAGAAAGTTTTAACGCGCGTACATTCGGACGTTACCGTTATTATGATCGGACACGACGGACAGAACGATTTAGCCGACCCAACGAAAAGTGGCTTCGTGCCTTATCTCGAACATTTCCGCAATGAACCATACGCGAAGGTTTGCGAGCTTCATACGAATTTCCGCGGAGTTATATCGCAGCATGCCGATAAATTAACGTGGTAA